A stretch of Ciconia boyciana chromosome 18, ASM3463844v1, whole genome shotgun sequence DNA encodes these proteins:
- the SLC2A8 gene encoding solute carrier family 2, facilitated glucose transporter member 8 isoform X1: protein MAAEESRCLLGYPVSDSYPRVQNKKLYLAAFAAVLGPLSFGFVLGYSSPVIPELRKISDPKLRLDSNQASWFGSVVTLGAAVGGILGGYLVDKVGRKLSLMLCSIPYVFGYIVIISAQNVWMLYFGRMLTGLASGITSLVVPVYISEVSHPKVRGMLGSCVQLMVVTGILGAYIAGITLKWRWLAVLCSFPSCIMLLFMSFMPETPRFLLNRNKRSEAIASLRFLRGPHADHEWECRQIEASVQEEGLNLSEFKNPSIYRPLLIGVALMFFQQVTGINAVMFYAETIFEDANFKDSRMASVVVGSIQVCFTAVAALIIDKTGRKVLLYISGKTCYWILFRIIMALSTALFGLYFKMVLPNRNNSSNPDVWFTLNSASPGAESSISWLAVVSLGLFVAGFALGWGPIPWLVISEIFPLKARGISSGACVLTNWVMAFLVTKEFNDFIGFLTSYGTFWLFSAFCCLNVTFTAFYVPETKGQTLEQIETYFRRS, encoded by the exons ATGGCTGCAGAGGAGTCtcgctgcctgctgggttacCCTGTTTCGGACTCTTACCCGAG AGTGCAGAACAAGAAGCTGTACCTGGCCGCGTTCGCTGCTGTCCTGGGACCGCTTAGCTTTGGCTTTGTGCTAGGCTATAGCTCACCTGTTATTCCAGAGTTGAGGAAAATCAGCGATCCTAAATTAAGATTGGACAGCAATCAAGCCTCGTGGTTTGGG TCAGTAGTAACATTAGGAGCTGCTGTTGGAGGAATACTAGGAGGCTATCTTGTGGATAAAGTTGGGAGAAAGCTGAGTCTAATGCTGTGCTCAATACCATATGTTTTTGGATATATAGTTATTATATCTGCTCAGAACGTTTGGATGCTTTATTTTGGACGAATGCTGACAGGCTTAGCCAGTGGAATTACTTCACTTGTTGTTCCG GTGTATATATCTGAAGTATCTCATCCTAAAGTCCGTGGTATGCTTGGCTCTTGTGTTCAGTTGATGGTGGTGACTGGCATACTGGGAGCCTACATTGCAG GAATAACACTAAAATGGCGCTGGCTGGCAGTGTTGTGTTCTTTTCCATCCTGTATAATGCTATTGTTCATGTCCTTCATGCCTGAAACACCGAGATTTCTGCTGAATCGGAACAAACGCTCAGAAGCCATAGCTTCTTTGCGCTTTCTGCGGGGACCACATGCGGACCATGAATGGGAATGTAGGCAGATTGAAGCTAGTGTTCAGGAAGAG GGACTGAATCTCTCTGAATTTAAGAACCCGTCAATCTACAGGCCACTTCTTATTGGTGTGGCTCTAATGTTCTTCCAGCAAGTAACAGGCATTAATGCAGTTATGTTTTATGCAGAAACTATCTTTGAAGATGCAAACTTCAAG GACAGCAGAATGGCTTCTGTTGTTGTGGGTTCCATACAAGTATGTTTCACTGCTGTGGCTGCACTTATCATAGATAAAACTGGACGAAAAGTGCTGCTTTACATATCTGGTAAAACATGTTACTGGATTTTGTTCA GGATAATCATGGCACTCAGTACTGCATTGTTTGGGCTTTACTTTAAAATGGTCCTTCCAAATCGAAACAACTCATCAAATCCTGATGTATGGTTCACTCTAAATTCAGCATCCCcaggagcagaaagcagcatatCTTGGCTTGCAGTAGTGAGCCTAGGGCTCTTTGTTGCTG GTTTTGCCCTTGGCTGGGGTCCTATTCCATGGCTGGTGATATCTGAAATCTTCCCGCTTAAAGCTAGAGGCATATCAAGTGGTGCTTGTGTGTTAACAAACTGGGTTATGGCCTTCTTGGTAACCAAAGAATTTAATGATTTTATA GGTTTCTTAACATCCTATGGCACATTCTGgctcttctctgccttctgctgcctcAATGTAacttttacagctttttatgTTCCTGAAACAAAAGGACAGACCCTGGAACAAATTGAGACCTACTTCAGAAGATCTTAA
- the SLC2A8 gene encoding solute carrier family 2, facilitated glucose transporter member 8 isoform X2, with translation MAAEESRCLLGYPVSDSYPRVQNKKLYLAAFAAVLGPLSFGFVLGYSSPVIPELRKISDPKLRLDSNQASWFGSVVTLGAAVGGILGGYLVDKVGRKLSLMLCSIPYVFGYIVIISAQNVWMLYFGRMLTGLASGITSLVVPVYISEVSHPKVRGMLGSCVQLMVVTGILGAYIAGITLKWRWLAVLCSFPSCIMLLFMSFMPETPRFLLNRNKRSEAIASLRFLRGPHADHEWECRQIEASVQEEGLNLSEFKNPSIYRPLLIGVALMFFQQVTGINAVMFYAETIFEDANFKDSRMASVVVGSIQVCFTAVAALIIDKTGRKVLLYISGIIMALSTALFGLYFKMVLPNRNNSSNPDVWFTLNSASPGAESSISWLAVVSLGLFVAGFALGWGPIPWLVISEIFPLKARGISSGACVLTNWVMAFLVTKEFNDFIGFLTSYGTFWLFSAFCCLNVTFTAFYVPETKGQTLEQIETYFRRS, from the exons ATGGCTGCAGAGGAGTCtcgctgcctgctgggttacCCTGTTTCGGACTCTTACCCGAG AGTGCAGAACAAGAAGCTGTACCTGGCCGCGTTCGCTGCTGTCCTGGGACCGCTTAGCTTTGGCTTTGTGCTAGGCTATAGCTCACCTGTTATTCCAGAGTTGAGGAAAATCAGCGATCCTAAATTAAGATTGGACAGCAATCAAGCCTCGTGGTTTGGG TCAGTAGTAACATTAGGAGCTGCTGTTGGAGGAATACTAGGAGGCTATCTTGTGGATAAAGTTGGGAGAAAGCTGAGTCTAATGCTGTGCTCAATACCATATGTTTTTGGATATATAGTTATTATATCTGCTCAGAACGTTTGGATGCTTTATTTTGGACGAATGCTGACAGGCTTAGCCAGTGGAATTACTTCACTTGTTGTTCCG GTGTATATATCTGAAGTATCTCATCCTAAAGTCCGTGGTATGCTTGGCTCTTGTGTTCAGTTGATGGTGGTGACTGGCATACTGGGAGCCTACATTGCAG GAATAACACTAAAATGGCGCTGGCTGGCAGTGTTGTGTTCTTTTCCATCCTGTATAATGCTATTGTTCATGTCCTTCATGCCTGAAACACCGAGATTTCTGCTGAATCGGAACAAACGCTCAGAAGCCATAGCTTCTTTGCGCTTTCTGCGGGGACCACATGCGGACCATGAATGGGAATGTAGGCAGATTGAAGCTAGTGTTCAGGAAGAG GGACTGAATCTCTCTGAATTTAAGAACCCGTCAATCTACAGGCCACTTCTTATTGGTGTGGCTCTAATGTTCTTCCAGCAAGTAACAGGCATTAATGCAGTTATGTTTTATGCAGAAACTATCTTTGAAGATGCAAACTTCAAG GACAGCAGAATGGCTTCTGTTGTTGTGGGTTCCATACAAGTATGTTTCACTGCTGTGGCTGCACTTATCATAGATAAAACTGGACGAAAAGTGCTGCTTTACATATCTG GGATAATCATGGCACTCAGTACTGCATTGTTTGGGCTTTACTTTAAAATGGTCCTTCCAAATCGAAACAACTCATCAAATCCTGATGTATGGTTCACTCTAAATTCAGCATCCCcaggagcagaaagcagcatatCTTGGCTTGCAGTAGTGAGCCTAGGGCTCTTTGTTGCTG GTTTTGCCCTTGGCTGGGGTCCTATTCCATGGCTGGTGATATCTGAAATCTTCCCGCTTAAAGCTAGAGGCATATCAAGTGGTGCTTGTGTGTTAACAAACTGGGTTATGGCCTTCTTGGTAACCAAAGAATTTAATGATTTTATA GGTTTCTTAACATCCTATGGCACATTCTGgctcttctctgccttctgctgcctcAATGTAacttttacagctttttatgTTCCTGAAACAAAAGGACAGACCCTGGAACAAATTGAGACCTACTTCAGAAGATCTTAA
- the SLC2A8 gene encoding solute carrier family 2, facilitated glucose transporter member 8 isoform X3, with translation MLCSIPYVFGYIVIISAQNVWMLYFGRMLTGLASGITSLVVPVYISEVSHPKVRGMLGSCVQLMVVTGILGAYIAGITLKWRWLAVLCSFPSCIMLLFMSFMPETPRFLLNRNKRSEAIASLRFLRGPHADHEWECRQIEASVQEEGLNLSEFKNPSIYRPLLIGVALMFFQQVTGINAVMFYAETIFEDANFKDSRMASVVVGSIQVCFTAVAALIIDKTGRKVLLYISGKTCYWILFRIIMALSTALFGLYFKMVLPNRNNSSNPDVWFTLNSASPGAESSISWLAVVSLGLFVAGFALGWGPIPWLVISEIFPLKARGISSGACVLTNWVMAFLVTKEFNDFIGFLTSYGTFWLFSAFCCLNVTFTAFYVPETKGQTLEQIETYFRRS, from the exons ATGCTGTGCTCAATACCATATGTTTTTGGATATATAGTTATTATATCTGCTCAGAACGTTTGGATGCTTTATTTTGGACGAATGCTGACAGGCTTAGCCAGTGGAATTACTTCACTTGTTGTTCCG GTGTATATATCTGAAGTATCTCATCCTAAAGTCCGTGGTATGCTTGGCTCTTGTGTTCAGTTGATGGTGGTGACTGGCATACTGGGAGCCTACATTGCAG GAATAACACTAAAATGGCGCTGGCTGGCAGTGTTGTGTTCTTTTCCATCCTGTATAATGCTATTGTTCATGTCCTTCATGCCTGAAACACCGAGATTTCTGCTGAATCGGAACAAACGCTCAGAAGCCATAGCTTCTTTGCGCTTTCTGCGGGGACCACATGCGGACCATGAATGGGAATGTAGGCAGATTGAAGCTAGTGTTCAGGAAGAG GGACTGAATCTCTCTGAATTTAAGAACCCGTCAATCTACAGGCCACTTCTTATTGGTGTGGCTCTAATGTTCTTCCAGCAAGTAACAGGCATTAATGCAGTTATGTTTTATGCAGAAACTATCTTTGAAGATGCAAACTTCAAG GACAGCAGAATGGCTTCTGTTGTTGTGGGTTCCATACAAGTATGTTTCACTGCTGTGGCTGCACTTATCATAGATAAAACTGGACGAAAAGTGCTGCTTTACATATCTGGTAAAACATGTTACTGGATTTTGTTCA GGATAATCATGGCACTCAGTACTGCATTGTTTGGGCTTTACTTTAAAATGGTCCTTCCAAATCGAAACAACTCATCAAATCCTGATGTATGGTTCACTCTAAATTCAGCATCCCcaggagcagaaagcagcatatCTTGGCTTGCAGTAGTGAGCCTAGGGCTCTTTGTTGCTG GTTTTGCCCTTGGCTGGGGTCCTATTCCATGGCTGGTGATATCTGAAATCTTCCCGCTTAAAGCTAGAGGCATATCAAGTGGTGCTTGTGTGTTAACAAACTGGGTTATGGCCTTCTTGGTAACCAAAGAATTTAATGATTTTATA GGTTTCTTAACATCCTATGGCACATTCTGgctcttctctgccttctgctgcctcAATGTAacttttacagctttttatgTTCCTGAAACAAAAGGACAGACCCTGGAACAAATTGAGACCTACTTCAGAAGATCTTAA
- the FBXW2 gene encoding F-box/WD repeat-containing protein 2 isoform X1 has translation MEKKDFEAWLDNISITFLSLTDLQKNETLDHLISLSGAVQLRHLSNNLEILLKRDFLKLLPLELSFYLLKWLDPQTLLTCCLVSKQWNKVISACTEVWQTACKNLGWQIDDSVQDPLHWKKVYLKAILRMKQLKDHEAFETSSLIGHSARVYALYYKDGLLCTGSDDLSAKLWDVSTGQCIYGIQTHTCAAVKFDEQKLVTGSFDNTVACWEWSSGAKTQHFRGHTGAVFSVDYNDELDILVSGSADFTVKVWALSTGTCLNTLTGHTEWVTKVVLQKCKVKSLMHSPGDYILLSADKYEIKIWPIGREINCKCLKTLSVSEDRSISLQPRLHFDGKYIVCSSALGLYQWDFASYDILRVIKPPDFSNVSLLGFGEIFALLFDNRYLYIMDLRTEKLISRWPLPEYRKSKRGSSFLAGEMSWLNGLNGQNDMGLVFATSMPDHSIHLVLWKEHG, from the exons ATGGAGAAAAAGGACTTTGAAGCATGGCTTGATAACATTTctattacatttctttctctgacggacttgcagaaaaatgaaactctGGATCACCTGATTAGCTTGAGTGGAGCAGTCCAGCTCAGGCACCTCTCCAATAATCTAGAGATTCTCCTCAAGAGGGACTTCCTCAAACTTCTTCCATTGGAACTTAGTTTTTATCTGTTAAAATGGCTTGATCCTCAGACCCTACTCACATGTTGCCTCGTCTCTAAGCAGTGGAATAAGGTTATAAGTGCCTGTACAGAGGTGTGGCAGACTGCATGTAAGAACTTGGGTTGGCAAATAGATGACTCTGTTCAGGATCCTCTACATTGGAAGAAGGTTTACCTAAAGGCTATTTTAAGGATGAAGCAACTGAAAGACCACGAAGCCTTTGAGACATCCTCTTTAATTGGACACAGTGCCAGAGTATATGCACTTTACTATAAAGATGGACTTCTGTGTACAG GATCAGATGACTTGTCTGCAAAACTGTGGGATGTAAGTACAGGCCAGTGCATATATGGTATCCAGACACACACTTGTGCTGCAGTGAAGTTTGATGAACAAAAGCTTGTAACAGGATCTTTTGATAACACAGTAGCCTGTTGGGAATGGAGCTCTGGAGCAAAGACACAGCATTTTAGAGGACATACTGGTGCAG TTTTTAGTGTGGATTACAATGATGAACTTGATATTCTGGTCAGCGGCTCTGCAGACTTCACTGTGAAAGTATGGGCCTTATCAACAGGAACGTGCCTGAATACCCTTACTGGACACACAGAATGGGTCACTAAG GTAGTTTTGCAGAAGTGCAAAGTCAAATCTCTTATGCATAGTCCCGGGGATTATATTCTTCTAAGTGCAGATAAGTATGAAATCAAG ATTTGGCCTATTGGAAGGGAAATAAACTGCAAGTGCTTAAAAACACTGTCTGTTTCTGAAGATCGCAGCATCTCCCTACAGCCCAGACTGCACTTTGATGGTAAATATATAGTGTGCAGTTCAGCACTAGGATTATACCAGTGGGACTTTGCCAGCTATGATATTCTCAG GGTTATCAAACCTCCTGACTTCTCAAATGTGTCCTTGCTGGGCTTTGGAGAGATATTTGCTCTACTGTTTGATAACAGATACCTGTATATAATGGACTTGAGGACAGAAAAACTGATAAGCCGCTGGCCTCTACCAGAGTATAGAAAGTCAAAGAGAGGTTCAAGCTTTTTGGCTGGTGAAATGTCTTGGTTAAACGGACTAAATGGCCAAAATGATATGGGCTTGGTTTTTGCCACCAGTATGCCAGACCATAGTATCCATTTGGTGTTATGGAAAGAACATGGCTGA
- the FBXW2 gene encoding F-box/WD repeat-containing protein 2 isoform X2: MEKKDFEAWLDNISITFLSLTDLQKNETLDHLISLSGAVQLRHLSNNLEILLKRDFLKLLPLELSFYLLKWLDPQTLLTCCLVSKQWNKVISACTEVWQTACKNLGWQIDDSVQDPLHWKKVYLKAILRMKQLKDHEAFETSSLIGHSARVYALYYKDGLLCTGSDDLSAKLWDVSTGQCIYGIQTHTCAAVKFDEQKLVTGSFDNTVACWEWSSGAKTQHFRGHTGAVFSVDYNDELDILVSGSADFTVKVWALSTGTCLNTLTGHTEWVTKVVLQKCKVKSLMHSPGDYILLSADKYEIKIWPIGREINCKCLKTLSVSEDRSISLQPRLHFDGLSNLLTSQMCPCWALERYLLYCLITDTCI; this comes from the exons ATGGAGAAAAAGGACTTTGAAGCATGGCTTGATAACATTTctattacatttctttctctgacggacttgcagaaaaatgaaactctGGATCACCTGATTAGCTTGAGTGGAGCAGTCCAGCTCAGGCACCTCTCCAATAATCTAGAGATTCTCCTCAAGAGGGACTTCCTCAAACTTCTTCCATTGGAACTTAGTTTTTATCTGTTAAAATGGCTTGATCCTCAGACCCTACTCACATGTTGCCTCGTCTCTAAGCAGTGGAATAAGGTTATAAGTGCCTGTACAGAGGTGTGGCAGACTGCATGTAAGAACTTGGGTTGGCAAATAGATGACTCTGTTCAGGATCCTCTACATTGGAAGAAGGTTTACCTAAAGGCTATTTTAAGGATGAAGCAACTGAAAGACCACGAAGCCTTTGAGACATCCTCTTTAATTGGACACAGTGCCAGAGTATATGCACTTTACTATAAAGATGGACTTCTGTGTACAG GATCAGATGACTTGTCTGCAAAACTGTGGGATGTAAGTACAGGCCAGTGCATATATGGTATCCAGACACACACTTGTGCTGCAGTGAAGTTTGATGAACAAAAGCTTGTAACAGGATCTTTTGATAACACAGTAGCCTGTTGGGAATGGAGCTCTGGAGCAAAGACACAGCATTTTAGAGGACATACTGGTGCAG TTTTTAGTGTGGATTACAATGATGAACTTGATATTCTGGTCAGCGGCTCTGCAGACTTCACTGTGAAAGTATGGGCCTTATCAACAGGAACGTGCCTGAATACCCTTACTGGACACACAGAATGGGTCACTAAG GTAGTTTTGCAGAAGTGCAAAGTCAAATCTCTTATGCATAGTCCCGGGGATTATATTCTTCTAAGTGCAGATAAGTATGAAATCAAG ATTTGGCCTATTGGAAGGGAAATAAACTGCAAGTGCTTAAAAACACTGTCTGTTTCTGAAGATCGCAGCATCTCCCTACAGCCCAGACTGCACTTTGATG GGTTATCAAACCTCCTGACTTCTCAAATGTGTCCTTGCTGGGCTTTGGAGAGATATTTGCTCTACTGTTTGATAACAGATACCTGTATATAA
- the FBXW2 gene encoding F-box/WD repeat-containing protein 2 isoform X3 has protein sequence MKQLKDHEAFETSSLIGHSARVYALYYKDGLLCTGSDDLSAKLWDVSTGQCIYGIQTHTCAAVKFDEQKLVTGSFDNTVACWEWSSGAKTQHFRGHTGAVFSVDYNDELDILVSGSADFTVKVWALSTGTCLNTLTGHTEWVTKVVLQKCKVKSLMHSPGDYILLSADKYEIKIWPIGREINCKCLKTLSVSEDRSISLQPRLHFDGKYIVCSSALGLYQWDFASYDILRVIKPPDFSNVSLLGFGEIFALLFDNRYLYIMDLRTEKLISRWPLPEYRKSKRGSSFLAGEMSWLNGLNGQNDMGLVFATSMPDHSIHLVLWKEHG, from the exons ATGAAGCAACTGAAAGACCACGAAGCCTTTGAGACATCCTCTTTAATTGGACACAGTGCCAGAGTATATGCACTTTACTATAAAGATGGACTTCTGTGTACAG GATCAGATGACTTGTCTGCAAAACTGTGGGATGTAAGTACAGGCCAGTGCATATATGGTATCCAGACACACACTTGTGCTGCAGTGAAGTTTGATGAACAAAAGCTTGTAACAGGATCTTTTGATAACACAGTAGCCTGTTGGGAATGGAGCTCTGGAGCAAAGACACAGCATTTTAGAGGACATACTGGTGCAG TTTTTAGTGTGGATTACAATGATGAACTTGATATTCTGGTCAGCGGCTCTGCAGACTTCACTGTGAAAGTATGGGCCTTATCAACAGGAACGTGCCTGAATACCCTTACTGGACACACAGAATGGGTCACTAAG GTAGTTTTGCAGAAGTGCAAAGTCAAATCTCTTATGCATAGTCCCGGGGATTATATTCTTCTAAGTGCAGATAAGTATGAAATCAAG ATTTGGCCTATTGGAAGGGAAATAAACTGCAAGTGCTTAAAAACACTGTCTGTTTCTGAAGATCGCAGCATCTCCCTACAGCCCAGACTGCACTTTGATGGTAAATATATAGTGTGCAGTTCAGCACTAGGATTATACCAGTGGGACTTTGCCAGCTATGATATTCTCAG GGTTATCAAACCTCCTGACTTCTCAAATGTGTCCTTGCTGGGCTTTGGAGAGATATTTGCTCTACTGTTTGATAACAGATACCTGTATATAATGGACTTGAGGACAGAAAAACTGATAAGCCGCTGGCCTCTACCAGAGTATAGAAAGTCAAAGAGAGGTTCAAGCTTTTTGGCTGGTGAAATGTCTTGGTTAAACGGACTAAATGGCCAAAATGATATGGGCTTGGTTTTTGCCACCAGTATGCCAGACCATAGTATCCATTTGGTGTTATGGAAAGAACATGGCTGA